The following are encoded in a window of Conger conger chromosome 19, fConCon1.1, whole genome shotgun sequence genomic DNA:
- the LOC133119093 gene encoding uridylate-specific endoribonuclease C-like, which produces MAHGRGVNQELSHVLNELWKLDVNRLKPGADYVISLQGRAGYVSRGSNSATDHAHASLFSYVDEQKLKSIETYARFINLLDNYEMSTGTAETVTAQEEEENRLFLDAIMKTEVMKHAHQYLVRKGQSPPDSQQFKRQLYDIWFRLYHRNRHCGADSCGFEHVFVGETRHGREIMGFHNWVQFYLQEKCRHVDYKGYKARDRKSTPDEDDHVLNLQFSWKGLLKPVGSSFIGVSPEFEVALFTIVFLSSAEPEIHTLVQLDEYHLEVVVYRFGASIGTSYPKLLTSNNCPL; this is translated from the exons ATGGCGCATGG TCGAGGAGTAAACCAGGAGCTATCTCACGTTCTAAATGAGTTGTGGAAGCTGGATGTCAACCGTTTGAAGCCCGGGGCAGACTATGTCATATCTCTGCAG GGCAGGGCGGGGTATGTGAGCCGCGGGAGTAACAGCGCCACGGACCACGCACACGCCTCGCTCTTCTCTTACGTCGACGAGCAGAAGCTGAAGAGCATCGAGACCTATGCAC GTTTCATCAACCTGCTGGATAACTACGAGATGTCCACGGGCACAGCTGAGACGGTCACCgcgcaggaggaggaagagaatcGCCTCTTCCTGGACGCCATCATGAAGACCGAGGTCATGAAG CACGCTCACCAATACCTGGTCCGCAAAGGCCAGTCCCCGCCGGACAGCCAGCAGTTCAAGAGGCAGCTGTACGACATCTGGTTCCGTCTCTACCACCGCAACAGGCACTGCGG GGCGGACTCCTGCGGCTTCGAGCACGTGTTCGTCGGAGAGACCCGGCACGGCAGGGAGATCATGGGCTTCCACAACTGGGTGCAGTTCTACCTGCAGGAGAAGTGCCGCCACGTGGACTACAAGGGCTACAAAGCCCGGGACCGGAAGAGCAcg CCGGACGAGGACGACCACGTGTTGAACCTGCAGTTCAGCTGGAAGGGTCTGCTGAAGCCGGTGGGCAGCTCCTTCATCGGCGTGAGCCCCGAGTTCGAGGTGGCCCTCTTCACCATCgtcttcctctcctccgccGAGCCGGAGATCCACACCTTGGTCCAGCTGGACGAGTACCACCTGGAGGTGGTGGTGTACCGCTTCGGGGCCTCCATCGGGACCTCCTACCCCAAACTCCTGACCAGCAACAACTGTCCCCTGTAG
- the LOC133119092 gene encoding optineurin-like, with translation MVSRDPAFTWDLNADSTLYSSMEHEKAEEQVPAAMQWTDGSTTATYGDGTGSMQRRDGQRDFLDGRAKGSEGGAQVEVEQLRRALQQAQANLHLAQSSNKTLVEKCRVLEQDMATQQRERLQSQAEKQLQLQLESVQSLLTEEEKRTELLRRTLAQLQGAYNKLSEENNWMKAEGANAEKSTVEELQNTLAMAEQALAAKQNKIDAMQREFIKKNQELESISVFQAQAEVYMADFLAEREAREKIHTEKEKVMEQLAFLKEENRQLKEENRQLKEELESQSANRNLLEMRNRHQQTQKPLGGTLSNIWQWAKGEPNIQEHTCPKCEGAYPDLDSLQIHIMDCIV, from the exons ATGGTTTCCAGAGACCCGGCATTCACCTGGGATCTCAACGCGGATTCTACATTATACAGTTCTATGGAGCACGAAAAAGCGGAAGAACAAGTTCCGG CCGCCATGCAGTGGACCGACGGCTCCACAACGGCGACGTACGGGGACGGTACAGGGAGCATGCAGAGGCGCGATGGACAGCGAGACTTTCTGGACGGGAGGGCGAAGGGCTCTGAAGGAGGGGCGCAG GTTGAGGTGGAGCAGCTGAGGAGGGCGCTGCAACAGGCGCAAGCCAATCTGCATCTCGCGCAGAGCTCCAACAAGACCCTGGTGGAAAA gtGCCGGGTCTTGGAGCAGGACATGGCTACGCAGCAGCGGGAGAGACTGCAGTCGCAGGCGGAGAAGCAGTTGCAGCTGCAGTTGGAGAGCGTGCAGTCCCTATTGACCGAAGAGGAGAAGCGGACAGAGCTCTTGCG GAGGACTCTGGCACAGCTGCAAGGCGCCTACAACAAGCTGTCTGAGGAGAACAACTGGATGAAAGCGGAAGGGGCGAATGCTGAG AAGTCCACGGTGGAAGAGCTCCAGAACACCCTGGCGATGGCTGAGCAAGCTCTTGCTGCCAAGCAGAACAAGATCGATGCGATGCAGCGGGAGTTCATCAAGAagaatcaggagctggagtcaATCTCAGTATTCCAAGCACAG GCAGAGGTCTACATGGCGGATTTCCTCGCCGAGCGGGAGGCCAGGGAGAAGATCCACAcggagaaggagaaggtgaTGGAGCAGCTGGCGTTCCTGAAGGAGGAGAACCGGCAGCTGAAGGAGGAGAACCGGCAGCTGAAGGAGGAGCTGGAGTCGCAGTCGGCTAA TCGCAACCTGTTGGAGATGCGGAATCGCCATCAGCAGACGCAGAAGCCACTGGGAGGCACGCTCTCAAACATTTGGCAGTGGGCCAAAG GTGAGCCGAACATCCAGGAGCACACCTGTCCCAAATGTGAAGGGGCCTACCCTGACCTGGACAGCCTGCAGATTCACATCATGGACTGCATCGTCTGA